From Streptomyces fungicidicus, one genomic window encodes:
- a CDS encoding transglutaminase domain-containing protein — MQLIQETPDLSAYLAADEAIDHHHPLVRDTAARLAAGVADSYEYARAAFDFVRDGIPHSQDSGDLRVTWRASDVLERRTGICYAKAHALAALLRAEDIPTALCYQNLGVLHGLVAVRFNGAWHRQDPRGNKPGVDARFSLDGERLAFTPDPASNEMDYPVLYAAPHPVVLNALRAASDRPHLWRTLPTAL; from the coding sequence ATGCAGCTGATCCAGGAAACCCCGGACCTCTCCGCCTATCTGGCCGCCGACGAGGCGATCGACCATCACCATCCGCTGGTCCGTGACACGGCGGCGCGTCTCGCTGCTGGGGTGGCCGACTCGTATGAGTATGCGCGAGCGGCGTTCGACTTCGTCCGCGACGGCATCCCGCACTCGCAGGACTCCGGTGACCTCCGGGTCACCTGGCGCGCCTCCGACGTCCTGGAGCGGCGCACCGGGATCTGCTACGCCAAGGCCCACGCGCTGGCCGCGCTGCTGCGGGCCGAGGACATCCCGACCGCCCTCTGCTACCAGAACCTCGGCGTCCTGCACGGCCTGGTCGCCGTGCGGTTCAACGGCGCCTGGCACCGGCAGGACCCCCGGGGCAACAAGCCCGGAGTGGACGCGCGGTTCTCCCTCGACGGTGAGCGGCTGGCCTTCACCCCCGACCCGGCGTCCAATGAGATGGACTATCCAGTCCTGTATGCTGCACCGCATCCGGTCGTCCTGAACGCCCTCCGGGCCGCTTCCGACCGGCCGCACCTGTGGCGGACGCTCCCCACCGCGCTCTGA
- a CDS encoding threonine aldolase family protein, translating into MNPPRTDARRHHDPDVRGFASDNYAGAHPEVLAALALANGGHQVAYGEDAYTENLQQVVRSHFGPTAEAFPVFNGTGANVVALQAVTDRWGAVICAESAHINVDEGGAPERVGGIKLLTVPTPDGKLTPELIDRQAYGWDDEHRAMPQVVSIAQATELGTVYTPDEIRAICEHAHAHGMKVHVDGSRLANAAATLNVPLRAFTNAAGVDLLSLGGTKNGALFGEAVVVLDPDGVRHMKHLRKLSMQLASKMRFVSVQLEALLARDLWLRNARHANEMAQRLAEGVRAVHGVEILHPVQANAVFARLPHEVSERLQKRFRFYFWDETAGDVRWMCAFDTTEDDVDTFVAALKEEMARQ; encoded by the coding sequence GTGAACCCACCGAGGACCGACGCGCGTCGTCATCACGACCCGGACGTCCGCGGTTTCGCCAGCGACAACTACGCCGGGGCACACCCGGAGGTGCTCGCCGCCCTGGCCCTGGCCAACGGCGGGCACCAGGTCGCCTACGGCGAGGACGCCTACACCGAGAACCTCCAGCAGGTGGTCCGCAGCCACTTCGGTCCCACCGCCGAGGCGTTCCCGGTCTTCAACGGCACCGGCGCCAACGTCGTCGCGCTCCAGGCGGTCACCGACCGCTGGGGCGCGGTGATCTGCGCCGAGAGCGCCCACATCAACGTGGACGAGGGCGGGGCGCCGGAGCGGGTCGGCGGCATCAAGCTGCTCACCGTGCCCACCCCCGACGGCAAGCTCACCCCCGAGCTGATCGACCGGCAGGCGTACGGCTGGGACGACGAGCACCGCGCGATGCCGCAGGTGGTGTCCATAGCCCAGGCCACCGAGCTGGGCACGGTCTACACGCCCGACGAGATCCGCGCCATCTGCGAGCACGCCCACGCGCACGGGATGAAGGTGCACGTCGACGGCTCCCGGCTGGCCAACGCCGCCGCCACGCTGAACGTGCCGCTGCGCGCCTTCACCAACGCGGCCGGCGTCGACCTCCTGTCGCTGGGCGGCACCAAGAACGGCGCCTTGTTCGGCGAGGCCGTCGTCGTCCTGGACCCGGACGGCGTCCGGCACATGAAGCACCTGCGCAAGCTGTCCATGCAGCTCGCGTCCAAGATGCGCTTCGTGTCGGTGCAGCTGGAGGCCCTGCTCGCCCGGGACCTGTGGCTGCGCAACGCCCGGCACGCCAATGAGATGGCCCAGCGCCTGGCCGAGGGCGTGCGCGCCGTGCACGGCGTGGAGATCCTCCACCCCGTGCAGGCCAACGCGGTCTTCGCGCGGCTGCCCCACGAGGTGAGCGAGCGCCTGCAGAAGCGGTTCCGCTTCTACTTCTGGGACGAGACCGCGGGTGACGTCCGCTGGATGTGCGCGTTCGACACCACCGAGGACGACGTCGACACGTTCGTGGCGGCGCTCAAGGAGGAGATGGCACGCCAGTGA
- a CDS encoding SDR family NAD(P)-dependent oxidoreductase, which translates to MGNGALDGAVIAVAGAGGPAGRAALLRLAEAGAVVVGSDNDPERLAAAVDAARYAHGGATVTGDTVDLLDLDSTRDWAARTEKEFGRVDGLVHLVGGWRGSETFTKTSLDDWDFLELLLVRTVQHTSLAFHEALQRSDRGRYVLISAAGATKPSAGNAAYAAGKAAAEAWTLAMADYFRKAGGEQGPTSAAAILVVKALVHDAMRADRPNAKFAGFTDVKDLAEAVVGVWDKPAAEVNGNRLWLTEKP; encoded by the coding sequence ATGGGGAACGGGGCGCTCGACGGTGCGGTGATCGCGGTGGCCGGAGCGGGGGGACCCGCGGGGCGTGCGGCACTGCTCAGGCTGGCCGAGGCGGGAGCGGTCGTCGTCGGCTCCGACAACGATCCGGAGCGGCTGGCGGCGGCCGTCGACGCGGCGCGCTACGCGCACGGCGGCGCCACCGTCACCGGTGACACGGTCGACCTGCTCGACCTGGACTCCACCCGTGACTGGGCCGCCCGCACCGAGAAGGAGTTCGGCCGGGTCGACGGCCTGGTCCACCTCGTCGGCGGCTGGCGCGGCAGTGAGACCTTCACCAAGACCAGTCTGGACGACTGGGACTTCCTGGAGCTGCTGCTGGTGCGCACCGTGCAGCACACCTCCCTCGCCTTCCACGAGGCGCTGCAGCGCAGTGACCGGGGACGCTATGTCCTGATCAGCGCGGCCGGCGCGACCAAGCCGTCCGCGGGGAACGCCGCGTACGCGGCGGGCAAGGCCGCCGCCGAGGCGTGGACGCTCGCCATGGCCGACTACTTCCGCAAGGCCGGGGGCGAGCAGGGGCCGACGTCGGCGGCTGCGATCCTGGTGGTGAAGGCGCTGGTGCACGACGCGATGCGCGCCGACCGCCCCAACGCGAAGTTCGCGGGCTTCACGGACGTCAAGGACCTGGCCGAAGCAGTCGTCGGCGTCTGGGACAAGCCCGCCGCGGAAGTGAACGGAAACCGTCTGTGGCTGACCGAGAAGCCGTGA
- a CDS encoding DUF6421 family protein produces the protein MTEILVQVGVEGKIPSVSRVVEHPAWPVLKDAVERIRPWQSKDGSIDFDAEGAPAREAAERAVREAAEAVGELSALLPHDRAYHEALVKDLVRWAEGGFEVPDFLDSLLAFQPAAHREDGLQHLVVFPMYTQNGNPDRNLEAVVLRMVWPDWLAELERTRYDNPLFCGITFEDFTSGYDTNSAVLFPETIAVREAPERFTWGGIFCDREAARFRRVTEAAVDILGLELPEDVAAMVHDQKRCEEAFVLWDMVHDRTHSHGDLPFDPFMIKQRQPFWMYGLEELRCDLTAFREAVKLAGDGVPQARDVQVAVLFDRMFRFPVTGERMRNYDGLGGQLLFAYLHKHDVVRWTDNKLSIDWERAPQVTNQLCAEIETLYRDGIDRPKLVHWFAGYELVSTYLSPHPGSRWAKGPDALDLTLPPRKLVDDVLPDEFPLSMFYEALSKKLKNVIASTKGITADGAERVAA, from the coding sequence ATGACGGAAATTCTTGTGCAGGTGGGCGTGGAAGGGAAGATTCCTTCGGTGAGCAGGGTGGTGGAGCACCCGGCATGGCCCGTGCTCAAGGATGCCGTGGAGCGGATCCGGCCCTGGCAGTCCAAGGACGGGTCGATCGACTTCGACGCCGAGGGCGCCCCGGCCCGCGAGGCCGCCGAGCGCGCGGTGCGCGAGGCCGCCGAGGCCGTCGGGGAGCTGTCCGCGCTGCTGCCCCACGACCGCGCCTACCACGAGGCTCTGGTGAAGGACCTGGTCCGCTGGGCCGAGGGCGGCTTCGAGGTGCCCGACTTCCTCGACTCGCTGCTGGCCTTCCAGCCGGCCGCGCACCGCGAGGACGGCCTGCAGCACCTGGTCGTCTTCCCGATGTACACCCAGAACGGCAACCCGGACCGCAACCTCGAGGCGGTCGTGCTGCGCATGGTCTGGCCCGACTGGCTGGCCGAACTGGAGCGCACCCGCTACGACAACCCGCTGTTCTGCGGCATCACCTTCGAGGACTTCACCTCCGGCTACGACACCAACTCCGCGGTCCTCTTCCCCGAGACCATCGCGGTGCGCGAGGCCCCCGAGCGGTTCACCTGGGGCGGCATCTTCTGCGACCGCGAGGCCGCGCGCTTCCGCCGCGTCACCGAGGCCGCCGTCGACATCCTGGGCCTGGAGCTGCCCGAGGACGTCGCCGCGATGGTGCACGACCAGAAGCGCTGCGAAGAGGCGTTCGTGCTCTGGGACATGGTCCACGACCGCACCCACAGCCACGGCGACCTGCCCTTCGACCCGTTCATGATCAAGCAGCGCCAGCCGTTCTGGATGTACGGACTGGAGGAGCTGCGCTGCGACCTCACCGCCTTCAGGGAGGCCGTGAAGCTGGCCGGCGACGGCGTCCCGCAGGCCCGTGACGTGCAGGTCGCGGTGCTCTTCGACCGGATGTTCCGCTTCCCGGTCACCGGTGAGCGGATGCGCAACTACGACGGCCTCGGCGGTCAGCTGCTCTTCGCCTACCTGCACAAGCACGACGTCGTCCGCTGGACCGACAACAAGCTCTCCATCGACTGGGAGCGCGCCCCGCAGGTCACCAACCAGCTGTGCGCCGAGATCGAGACGCTGTACCGCGACGGCATCGACCGTCCCAAGCTCGTCCACTGGTTCGCCGGGTACGAGCTGGTCTCCACCTATCTCTCCCCGCACCCGGGCTCCAGGTGGGCCAAGGGTCCCGACGCCCTCGACCTGACGCTGCCGCCCCGGAAACTCGTGGATGACGTGCTTCCGGACGAGTTTCCGCTGAGCATGTTCTATGAGGCACTGTCGAAGAAGCTGAAGAACGTGATCGCCTCCACCAAGGGCATCACGGCGGACGGTGCCGAGCGGGTCGCCGCGTGA
- a CDS encoding glycerophosphodiester phosphodiesterase, with product MNFLTIGHRGVMGVEPENTLRSFAAAQEAGLDAIELDLHLSKDGALVVMHDTEVDRTTDGTGAIADKTLAELRALDAGRGERIPVFEEVLDAVRAPLQAEIKDVQAARALAEVMNARGLADRVEVSSFFDEAIAETARLVPGVRTALVASRYGPDIVERAVEAGASTVCLNIRRLSLEIVERARKADLRIIGWVVNTQDQLRLVRALGLDGATTDYPEIKRTGRFTA from the coding sequence TTGAACTTCCTCACCATCGGTCACCGCGGAGTCATGGGCGTCGAACCCGAGAACACCCTCCGGTCGTTCGCCGCCGCCCAGGAGGCGGGTCTGGACGCCATCGAACTCGATCTGCATCTGAGCAAGGACGGCGCGCTCGTCGTCATGCACGACACCGAGGTGGACCGCACCACCGACGGCACGGGCGCGATCGCCGACAAGACGCTCGCCGAACTGCGCGCCCTGGACGCCGGGCGGGGCGAGCGGATCCCGGTCTTCGAGGAGGTGCTCGACGCCGTCCGTGCGCCGCTCCAGGCCGAGATCAAGGACGTGCAGGCCGCCCGGGCGCTGGCCGAGGTGATGAACGCACGGGGTCTCGCGGACCGGGTCGAGGTGTCCTCGTTCTTCGACGAGGCGATCGCCGAGACCGCCCGCCTGGTGCCCGGGGTGCGCACGGCGCTCGTCGCGAGCCGGTACGGCCCCGACATCGTCGAGCGGGCGGTGGAGGCGGGCGCCTCCACCGTCTGTCTGAACATCCGCCGGCTCAGTCTGGAGATCGTGGAGCGGGCGCGGAAGGCCGACCTGAGGATCATCGGCTGGGTGGTCAACACCCAGGACCAGCTGAGACTGGTGCGCGCCCTTGGTCTGGACGGCGCCACCACGGATTACCCGGAGATCAAACGCACCGGCCGCTTCACGGCGTGA
- a CDS encoding GNAT family N-acetyltransferase codes for MESATDTALTFRDATDADVDALVALIESAYRGESSRAGWTTEADILQGQRTDPEGVREVIGSPDSRLLTVERGGRVIACCQLEHRGAYAYFGLFAVSPALQGAGLGRTIIAEAERRARETWGVSEMHMTVISVREDLIAWYERRGYRRTGRTTPFPYGDERFGIPQRADLCFELLVKELV; via the coding sequence ATGGAATCCGCCACCGACACCGCGCTGACCTTCCGCGACGCCACCGACGCCGATGTGGACGCCCTGGTGGCGCTGATCGAGTCGGCCTACCGGGGGGAGTCCAGCCGGGCCGGCTGGACCACCGAGGCGGACATTCTCCAGGGACAGCGGACCGACCCCGAGGGCGTGCGCGAGGTCATCGGGTCGCCGGACAGCCGGCTGCTGACGGTGGAGCGCGGCGGCCGGGTGATCGCCTGCTGCCAGCTGGAACACCGGGGCGCCTACGCCTACTTCGGGTTGTTCGCGGTCAGCCCCGCCCTCCAGGGAGCGGGACTGGGCAGGACGATCATCGCGGAGGCGGAGCGCCGGGCCCGCGAGACCTGGGGCGTCAGCGAGATGCACATGACGGTGATCTCCGTGCGGGAGGACCTGATCGCCTGGTACGAGCGGCGCGGCTACCGCCGTACGGGACGGACGACGCCCTTCCCGTACGGCGACGAGCGCTTCGGCATTCCGCAGCGCGCCGACCTGTGTTTCGAGCTGCTGGTGAAGGAGCTGGTCTGA
- a CDS encoding VOC family protein — translation MVHVLSSRVLLRPTDPDRSRAFYGERLGLAVHREFGTGPERGTVYFLGGGFLELSGRSDSASGASPDVRLWLQVEDVAAAHGELAAGGVEIVRPPVREPWGLIEMWIADPDGTPIVLVEIPADHPLRYRPGI, via the coding sequence ATGGTGCACGTACTGAGCAGCCGCGTCCTGCTCCGCCCCACCGATCCCGACCGCTCCCGCGCCTTCTACGGGGAGCGGCTGGGCCTCGCCGTCCACCGCGAGTTCGGCACCGGCCCGGAGCGCGGCACCGTCTACTTCCTCGGCGGGGGGTTCCTGGAGCTCTCGGGCCGTTCGGACTCCGCCTCCGGAGCCTCCCCGGACGTGCGGCTGTGGCTCCAGGTCGAGGACGTCGCCGCGGCGCACGGGGAACTGGCGGCCGGGGGCGTCGAGATCGTCCGTCCTCCGGTGCGGGAGCCCTGGGGGCTGATCGAGATGTGGATCGCGGACCCGGACGGCACGCCGATCGTGCTGGTCGAGATCCCGGCCGACCATCCGCTCCGGTACCGGCCCGGCATCTAG
- a CDS encoding MarR family winged helix-turn-helix transcriptional regulator, whose product MTATEGPAADDAGPATGGGGLQGRSRDDTVAAVVRQWRAVNPALDTGPMEVIGRINRCAALLQQAEDAPLRRAGLTRPEFDLLGALRRTGHELTPSELARETFSSGAAVTKRLKQLGERGLVERRGDTRDRRVAHVRLTDSGSALVDGIMPAQLAYENAVLSGLDGPELGELAALLGELLGQLEGRLGALRA is encoded by the coding sequence ATGACGGCGACCGAAGGACCGGCGGCGGACGACGCGGGACCGGCGACGGGCGGCGGGGGCCTGCAGGGCCGTTCGCGGGACGACACCGTGGCCGCGGTCGTGCGGCAGTGGCGGGCCGTCAACCCCGCTCTCGACACCGGTCCGATGGAGGTCATCGGCCGCATCAACCGCTGCGCCGCCCTCCTGCAGCAGGCGGAGGACGCCCCGCTGCGCCGCGCGGGACTGACCCGCCCGGAGTTCGACCTGCTCGGCGCGCTGCGCCGCACCGGCCACGAACTGACCCCGAGCGAGCTGGCCCGCGAGACCTTCTCCTCGGGCGCCGCCGTCACCAAACGCCTCAAGCAGCTCGGCGAACGCGGGCTGGTGGAGCGCCGCGGCGACACCCGCGACCGCAGGGTCGCCCATGTCCGTCTCACCGACTCCGGAAGCGCCCTGGTCGACGGCATCATGCCGGCGCAGCTCGCCTACGAGAACGCTGTGCTGTCCGGTCTGGACGGCCCGGAACTCGGCGAGCTCGCCGCCCTGCTGGGCGAACTCCTCGGACAGCTGGAAGGACGCCTGGGCGCGCTGCGGGCATGA
- a CDS encoding FUSC family protein — MSSATPTPSTPKARRLPLAAPLRLGRPSDIWFKPALSVVAAVAPPNLLLVGLGRLDLAMYTMAGSLCALYAHNRPYAARAKTLVWVVLGMLGGLAVALVAASLTRNAVILVAVGAVLAAVQKVLCDATRIGPPAHVILIFVSSASLFVPQTLGQVPGHLALAAAAGVWAWLVGMAPVLVRPHGPERRATAQALKSAAAYAETAVAQTPGAGEGHPRARGDAYAAVQTAWQSLLAAGNRPSATRRALERLVIRAEVALAAPADADPARLRAWARDLRGTGPVPRPDDPRAGADELLGVAAERAVAPRPLWSRLGPLTPIAVRTALGCALAGYASLALGVGRPYWALVTAASLYQANITLTWSRTVQRVVGNLVGVLIFAAVAPVAHLGPLALVLCCLAFNFGAEAFISRNYWLGSVCVTPLALLVTEFPGYQPVGELVADRVVDTLVGALVGFAAALVVTNRRAGNRVEGALTAVDRAREGAARLLAAPGAAPAALAAAHRDLAAALVDLRATVDAASGEWWRRALPQERVVLAEQSGHRTLAATVRRQGLLPDPGTGTDTEDVRP, encoded by the coding sequence ATGAGCAGTGCCACCCCCACCCCCTCCACCCCGAAGGCCAGGCGCCTCCCCCTCGCCGCCCCGCTGCGCCTCGGGCGGCCCTCCGACATCTGGTTCAAACCGGCCCTCAGCGTGGTCGCCGCGGTGGCGCCGCCCAACCTGCTGCTGGTGGGGCTCGGTCGGCTGGACCTGGCGATGTACACCATGGCCGGGTCCCTGTGCGCCCTGTACGCGCACAACCGCCCGTACGCCGCCCGGGCCAAGACGCTGGTGTGGGTGGTACTGGGCATGCTCGGTGGCCTCGCCGTGGCGCTCGTCGCGGCCTCCCTCACCCGGAACGCCGTGATCCTCGTCGCCGTGGGCGCCGTGCTCGCCGCCGTGCAGAAGGTGCTGTGCGACGCCACCCGCATCGGCCCGCCCGCCCATGTGATCCTGATCTTCGTCAGCTCGGCCTCGCTGTTCGTCCCGCAGACCCTCGGGCAGGTCCCCGGCCACCTCGCGCTCGCCGCCGCGGCGGGCGTGTGGGCCTGGCTGGTCGGCATGGCGCCCGTGCTGGTCCGGCCGCACGGCCCGGAGCGCCGGGCCACCGCCCAGGCACTGAAGTCCGCCGCGGCGTACGCGGAGACGGCGGTCGCGCAGACGCCGGGCGCCGGGGAGGGCCACCCGCGCGCCCGTGGCGACGCCTACGCCGCCGTCCAGACCGCGTGGCAATCGCTGCTTGCCGCGGGGAACCGGCCCTCGGCCACCCGCCGCGCCCTCGAACGACTGGTGATCCGCGCCGAGGTCGCGCTCGCCGCGCCGGCCGACGCCGACCCCGCACGTCTGCGCGCCTGGGCCCGCGACCTGCGCGGCACCGGCCCGGTCCCGCGTCCCGACGACCCCCGCGCGGGCGCCGACGAACTGCTGGGGGTGGCCGCGGAACGCGCCGTCGCTCCCCGCCCCCTGTGGAGCAGGCTCGGACCGCTCACCCCGATCGCCGTCCGCACCGCGCTCGGCTGCGCGCTCGCCGGCTACGCCTCCCTCGCCCTGGGCGTCGGCCGTCCCTACTGGGCCCTGGTCACCGCCGCCTCGCTCTACCAGGCCAACATCACCCTCACCTGGAGCCGGACGGTCCAGCGCGTCGTCGGCAACCTCGTCGGCGTCCTGATCTTCGCCGCCGTCGCCCCGGTCGCCCACCTGGGCCCCCTCGCGCTCGTCCTGTGCTGCCTCGCGTTCAACTTCGGGGCCGAGGCGTTCATCAGCCGGAACTACTGGCTCGGCAGCGTCTGCGTGACCCCCCTCGCCCTGCTGGTCACCGAGTTCCCCGGCTACCAGCCGGTCGGCGAGCTGGTCGCCGACCGGGTCGTGGACACCCTCGTGGGCGCGCTGGTCGGTTTCGCCGCGGCCCTGGTGGTCACCAACCGCAGGGCGGGCAACCGCGTGGAGGGGGCGCTCACCGCCGTCGACCGGGCACGTGAGGGCGCCGCCCGCCTGCTGGCGGCCCCGGGGGCCGCGCCCGCGGCCCTGGCCGCGGCCCACCGCGACCTGGCCGCCGCACTGGTCGACCTGCGGGCCACCGTCGACGCCGCGTCCGGCGAGTGGTGGCGGCGCGCGCTGCCCCAGGAGCGGGTCGTGCTCGCCGAGCAGTCCGGACACCGTACGCTCGCGGCGACGGTACGACGCCAGGGGCTGCTCCCGGACCCCGGCACGGGCACGGACACGGAGGACGTACGGCCATGA
- a CDS encoding DUF5134 domain-containing protein, whose product MHGPVSSGWLLVALCAATGAYCLLRMRSRVVEQRRAAGGEALMGFGMAVMAVPAAVFTPPGWVWTALAVVFGGAGLHALWAARTGAGHLHHLIGAGAMVYMAVAMAAPAGHGHGHGGSGTPLLTGTLLLYFVAYVLVTGVRLVPVATVPGVAEGAGWGDRPELARACRLSMGIAMVAMLLAV is encoded by the coding sequence GTGCACGGACCGGTGTCGTCGGGCTGGCTGCTGGTCGCGCTCTGCGCGGCCACCGGCGCGTACTGTCTGCTGCGCATGCGCAGCCGTGTGGTGGAGCAGCGCCGTGCCGCGGGCGGCGAGGCGCTCATGGGCTTCGGCATGGCCGTGATGGCCGTGCCCGCGGCGGTGTTCACGCCGCCGGGCTGGGTGTGGACGGCCCTCGCGGTGGTGTTCGGCGGGGCGGGGCTGCACGCGCTGTGGGCCGCCCGTACCGGCGCGGGTCATCTGCACCATCTGATCGGCGCGGGCGCGATGGTGTACATGGCGGTGGCCATGGCCGCCCCCGCCGGTCACGGACACGGGCACGGGGGCTCGGGCACACCCCTGCTGACCGGGACGCTGCTGCTCTACTTCGTGGCGTACGTGCTCGTCACGGGCGTACGGCTGGTGCCGGTGGCCACGGTGCCGGGGGTCGCGGAGGGTGCCGGATGGGGTGACCGGCCGGAACTGGCGCGGGCCTGCCGGCTCTCCATGGGGATCGCGATGGTGGCGATGCTGTTGGCGGTGTGA
- a CDS encoding M56 family metallopeptidase, with protein sequence MILPAALLLLGVLTAVTGPRLLARADWPDREPVVALWAWQCVIAAVLLCCALSMTFSAAAAWRAVGGHVFATAPRAVVEAYALGTAGLWAATTAVALACGGLWSAAMLVREVVRARARRRTRRAELQVRAPLLPGEEPGADRLVVLEGERPEAWWLPGTPPQLVVTTAALRRLKGRQLDAVLAHERGHARARHDWLLHCSSALAGGFPQVPVFAAFRDEMHRLVELAADDMASRRFGRLTTALALVELNEHRGVFGPCPAPEAHVPARVRRLLTPPDRLTAGRRLRLTAVASLVPVVPILVAFVPGLRALG encoded by the coding sequence ATGATCCTCCCCGCGGCACTGCTGCTGCTCGGCGTTCTGACCGCCGTCACGGGTCCCCGGCTGCTCGCCCGGGCCGACTGGCCGGACCGGGAACCGGTGGTGGCGCTGTGGGCGTGGCAGTGCGTGATCGCGGCGGTGCTGCTGTGCTGCGCGCTTTCGATGACGTTCAGCGCGGCGGCGGCCTGGCGGGCGGTGGGCGGCCATGTGTTCGCCACGGCGCCCCGTGCGGTCGTCGAGGCGTACGCGCTCGGCACGGCGGGGCTCTGGGCGGCTACCACCGCGGTGGCACTGGCGTGCGGCGGACTGTGGAGCGCGGCGATGCTCGTCCGGGAGGTCGTACGGGCCCGCGCCCGGCGCCGGACGCGCCGGGCCGAACTGCAGGTGCGGGCGCCGCTGCTGCCCGGGGAGGAACCGGGCGCCGACCGGCTCGTGGTCCTGGAGGGTGAGCGGCCCGAGGCCTGGTGGCTCCCGGGCACCCCGCCCCAGCTGGTCGTCACCACGGCCGCGCTGCGCCGGCTGAAGGGGCGGCAGCTGGACGCCGTCCTCGCCCATGAGCGGGGCCACGCCCGGGCCCGCCACGACTGGCTGCTGCACTGCTCGTCCGCGCTGGCGGGCGGCTTCCCGCAGGTGCCGGTGTTCGCGGCGTTCCGCGACGAGATGCACCGCCTGGTCGAACTCGCCGCGGACGACATGGCGTCCCGCCGCTTCGGCCGGCTCACCACGGCCCTCGCACTGGTGGAACTCAACGAACACCGCGGGGTGTTCGGGCCCTGCCCGGCCCCGGAGGCCCATGTCCCGGCCCGTGTCCGCCGGCTGCTCACACCCCCGGACCGCCTGACCGCGGGCCGCCGCCTCCGCCTGACGGCCGTGGCATCGCTGGTCCCGGTCGTGCCGATCCTGGTGGCCTTCGTGCCGGGACTGCGGGCACTCGGCTAG
- a CDS encoding phosphatase PAP2 family protein, with protein MRTSHAESPPSPPESRPATLATGVLALCSALLLALVAAKWRPLLDVDEGIARTTHRWAVADPGLTQTARILTDWVWDPWTMRVLCAAAAVLLVRRYAALWTALWLVLTVAAGTAVQQGLKAAVDRPRPVWPDPVDSAHYAAFPSGHAMTATVVCGLLLWLLHRHGVGRALWRTALAVAVVSVAGVGLTRVWLGVHWPTDVLGGWLLGALVVAAAIGIHRRLHPSPDGTLSV; from the coding sequence ATGCGCACCTCACACGCCGAATCCCCGCCCAGTCCCCCGGAGTCCCGTCCCGCCACCCTGGCCACCGGAGTGCTCGCGCTGTGCTCGGCGCTGCTGCTGGCGCTGGTGGCCGCCAAGTGGCGTCCGCTGCTCGACGTGGACGAGGGCATCGCCCGCACCACCCACCGCTGGGCGGTCGCGGACCCGGGGCTCACCCAGACCGCCCGCATCCTCACGGACTGGGTCTGGGACCCGTGGACGATGCGGGTGCTGTGCGCGGCGGCCGCGGTGCTGCTCGTCCGGCGGTACGCCGCCCTGTGGACGGCGCTCTGGCTGGTGCTGACGGTCGCCGCCGGGACGGCCGTGCAGCAGGGCCTCAAGGCCGCGGTCGACCGCCCCCGCCCCGTCTGGCCCGACCCGGTGGACTCCGCGCACTACGCGGCCTTCCCCTCCGGGCACGCCATGACCGCGACCGTCGTCTGCGGCCTGCTGCTGTGGCTCCTGCACCGTCACGGGGTGGGCCGCGCGCTGTGGCGCACGGCGCTGGCCGTGGCGGTGGTGTCGGTGGCCGGCGTCGGTCTCACCCGCGTCTGGCTCGGCGTGCACTGGCCCACGGACGTCCTCGGGGGCTGGCTGCTCGGCGCCCTGGTGGTGGCGGCGGCGATCGGGATCCACCGGCGGCTGCACCCGTCGCCCGACGGGACGCTGAGCGTCTGA
- a CDS encoding TetR/AcrR family transcriptional regulator, producing MSPRSALVNEELRRRSKERLLHAAVELVGEHGYEATTLGDIADRAGSARGLVSYYFPGKRQLVQSAVHRLMHRTLEEALEREPRTEDGRERMARAIDAILGLARDRPVLMRQHMAGLLQAEGFVPCPEQRRLAELLGDTVARHGSRDVEADYPMLRSLLMGAVYAALMPGAPMPVPVLRAELFKRYRLDWEMGVPPDTDASGGTGGADLARFFSTEPEADA from the coding sequence ATGTCCCCGCGCAGCGCCCTGGTCAATGAAGAGTTGCGGAGGCGTTCGAAAGAGCGGCTTCTGCACGCCGCAGTGGAGTTGGTCGGCGAGCACGGATACGAGGCGACGACGCTCGGCGACATCGCCGACCGGGCGGGTTCCGCGCGGGGCCTGGTCTCGTACTACTTCCCGGGGAAGCGCCAGCTGGTGCAGTCCGCCGTGCACCGGCTGATGCACCGCACGCTGGAGGAGGCGCTGGAGCGCGAGCCGCGCACCGAGGACGGCCGGGAGCGGATGGCGCGGGCCATCGACGCGATCCTGGGCCTGGCGCGGGACCGGCCGGTGCTCATGCGCCAGCACATGGCGGGACTGCTGCAGGCCGAGGGTTTCGTGCCGTGCCCGGAGCAGCGGCGGCTCGCCGAACTGCTCGGTGACACCGTGGCCCGGCACGGCTCCCGCGATGTCGAGGCGGACTACCCGATGCTGCGCTCCCTGCTGATGGGCGCGGTGTACGCGGCCCTGATGCCGGGCGCCCCGATGCCGGTTCCGGTGCTGCGCGCGGAGCTGTTCAAGCGCTACCGGCTCGACTGGGAGATGGGTGTCCCGCCGGACACCGACGCGTCCGGCGGGACCGGTGGAGCGGATCTGGCCCGGTTCTTCTCGACCGAGCCGGAGGCGGACGCCTAG